A single region of the Salarchaeum japonicum genome encodes:
- a CDS encoding DUF7544 domain-containing protein: MDWYALSTLDNALDETRSLLTPVQVGVWLRLAVVAVFAGGATGTRNVSVFVEAVPTWGVRDALETAPRLAVLVAIALALFVVLGFVGSVMEFVLVSALRTRTVGLRGQFAAALAPGLRLFGFRAALGALALVPVSAVVALIVVALGTESVALAVVAVVLVPVAGVLALAAFVASAATTSFVVPLMQDGDLGVLDGWRAFWPTLRGELRQFVAYAAVRFGLSVLAGVLTSIVAGAFAVPVALAFAGLALTGVATAVLVAVGALALLLALALLVAVQVPVTTYLRYHSLLVLDASDAEFRLR; the protein is encoded by the coding sequence ATGGACTGGTACGCGCTCTCCACGCTCGACAACGCGCTCGACGAGACGCGAAGCCTCCTCACGCCCGTCCAGGTGGGCGTCTGGCTCCGACTGGCGGTCGTCGCGGTGTTCGCGGGCGGCGCGACCGGCACCCGGAACGTCTCCGTCTTCGTCGAGGCGGTGCCGACGTGGGGCGTGCGGGACGCGCTCGAAACCGCGCCGCGGCTCGCGGTGCTCGTCGCTATCGCGCTCGCGCTGTTCGTCGTGCTCGGGTTCGTCGGCTCCGTGATGGAGTTCGTGCTCGTCTCGGCGCTCCGCACGCGCACCGTCGGCCTCCGCGGGCAGTTCGCCGCCGCGCTCGCGCCCGGCCTCCGCCTCTTCGGGTTCCGGGCCGCGCTCGGCGCGCTCGCGCTCGTCCCCGTCTCGGCCGTCGTCGCCCTCATCGTCGTCGCGCTCGGCACGGAGTCGGTCGCGCTCGCCGTCGTCGCCGTCGTCCTCGTCCCCGTCGCGGGCGTGCTCGCGCTCGCCGCGTTCGTCGCGAGCGCCGCCACCACGTCGTTCGTCGTGCCGCTGATGCAGGACGGAGACCTGGGCGTGCTCGACGGCTGGCGGGCGTTCTGGCCGACCCTGCGCGGGGAACTCCGGCAGTTCGTCGCGTACGCCGCGGTGCGGTTCGGTCTCTCCGTGCTCGCGGGCGTGCTGACGAGCATCGTCGCGGGCGCGTTCGCCGTCCCGGTCGCGCTCGCGTTCGCCGGCCTCGCGCTCACCGGCGTCGCCACCGCCGTCCTCGTCGCCGTCGGCGCGCTCGCGCTCCTCCTCGCGCTCGCGCTCCTCGTCGCCGTGCAGGTGCCGGTGACGACCTACCTCCGGTATCACTCCCTGCTCGTGCTGGACGCCTCGGATGCCGAGTTCCGGCTTCGGTAA
- a CDS encoding phosphotransacetylase family protein, translating to MTTTLLASTADSTGKTAVALALARAAQDRERTVGYMKPLGTHLQSNVGKTLDPDPLLARDVLGLDTEVHDMEPVVYSPTFVDGVLRGREDADELRERVREAYDDISASADDVFVEAAGTPSTGRAAGLAPPALADLLDARVVLVSDYTESRDVDGVLDAVDRYGDRLAGVLFNRVTDAALDSLDADAAAFLESRDVPVLGAVPRVPELAGVTVADLAAELGARTVTDADTDALVERFLVGAMSGESALRHFRRATNAAVVTGGDRADVQTAALDAPGVEALVLTGGHEPAGAVLGKAADAGVPVLTVTTDTLRTVERLEAVLGGGHVRNAATVERMSGLLAEHADLDALLG from the coding sequence ATGACGACGACACTACTCGCATCGACGGCGGACAGCACCGGAAAGACCGCGGTGGCGCTCGCGCTCGCGCGCGCCGCACAAGACCGCGAGCGAACCGTGGGGTACATGAAGCCGCTCGGCACCCACCTACAGAGCAACGTCGGGAAGACGCTCGACCCCGACCCGTTGCTCGCGCGGGACGTGCTCGGCCTCGACACCGAAGTCCACGACATGGAGCCGGTCGTGTACTCGCCGACGTTCGTGGACGGCGTGCTCCGCGGCCGCGAGGACGCGGACGAACTCCGCGAGCGCGTCCGGGAGGCCTACGACGACATCAGCGCGAGCGCGGACGACGTGTTCGTCGAGGCCGCTGGCACGCCGAGCACGGGCCGCGCCGCCGGCCTCGCGCCGCCCGCGCTCGCCGACCTCCTGGACGCCCGCGTCGTCCTCGTCTCCGACTACACGGAATCCCGGGACGTGGACGGCGTGCTGGACGCGGTTGACCGCTACGGCGACCGCCTCGCGGGCGTGCTGTTCAACCGCGTCACGGACGCCGCGCTCGATAGCCTGGACGCGGACGCCGCGGCCTTCCTCGAATCCCGGGACGTGCCCGTGCTCGGCGCGGTTCCCCGCGTGCCCGAACTCGCGGGCGTCACCGTCGCCGACCTCGCCGCCGAACTCGGCGCGCGCACCGTCACGGACGCCGACACCGACGCGCTCGTGGAGCGCTTCCTCGTCGGCGCGATGAGCGGCGAATCCGCGCTCCGGCACTTCCGCCGCGCCACGAACGCCGCCGTCGTCACCGGGGGCGACCGCGCGGACGTGCAGACCGCCGCGCTCGACGCGCCCGGCGTCGAAGCGCTCGTCCTCACGGGCGGCCACGAACCCGCGGGGGCCGTGCTCGGGAAGGCCGCGGACGCCGGCGTTCCCGTCCTCACCGTCACCACGGACACGCTCCGCACTGTCGAACGCCTCGAAGCCGTGCTCGGCGGCGGGCACGTCCGGAACGCCGCGACCGTCGAGCGCATGAGCGGCCTGCTCGCCGAGCACGCCGACCTCGACGCCCTCCTCGGGTAG